In a single window of the Phocoena phocoena chromosome 14, mPhoPho1.1, whole genome shotgun sequence genome:
- the GPR45 gene encoding probable G-protein coupled receptor 45, translated as MACNRSSVETYEYLLPSGSHVADPGPPAPPAPLRVSLAVLMLLTVVVGLLGNAVVCIIVYQRPAMRSAINLLLATLAFSDIMLSLCCMPFTAVTLVTVRWHFGDSFCRLSAALYWFFVLEGVAILLIISVDRFLIIVQRQDRLNPRRAKVIIAASWALSFCVSAPSLAAWPLVEVPARAPQCVLGYTDLPAGRAYVLALLGAAFFAPFAVMLGSYLGILHTVRKNAVRVHNRSDSLDLRRLPRAGLRRLQRQQQVSLDLSFKTKAFTTILILFVGFSLCWLPHSVYSLLSVFSRRFYCGPSFYATSSCILGLSYLKSVFNPIVYCWRIKKFREACLELLPQTFQTLPKVPERIRRRIQPSTVYACTENQSAV; from the coding sequence ATGGCCTGTAACCGCTCGTCCGTCGAGACCTACGAATACCTGCTGCCCAGCGGGAGCCACGTGGCGGACCCCGGGCCCCCCGCGCCGCCGGCGCCCCTCAGGGTGTCCCTGGCGGTCCTCATGCTGCTGACGGTCGTGGTGGGGCTGCTCGGCAACGCCGTGGTCTGCATCATCGTGTACCAGAGGCCGGCCATGCGCTCCGCCATCAACCTGCTGCTGGCCACGCTGGCCTTCTCGGACATCATGCTGTCCTTGTGCTGCATGCCCTTCACCGCCGTCACCCTCGTCACCGTCCGTTGGCACTTCGGGGACTCCTTCTGCCGGCTCTCGGCCGCGCTCTACTGGTTCTTCGTCCTGGAGGGCGTGGCCATCCTGCTTATCATCAGCGTGGACCGCTTCCTCATCATCGTCCAGCGCCAGGACAGGCTGAACCCCCGCAGGGCCAAGGTGATCATCGCCGCGTCCTGGGCGCTGTCCTTCTGCGTCTCGGCCCCGTCGCTGGCCGCCTGGCCGCTGGTGGAGGTGCCGGCGCGGGCCCCGCAGTGCGTGCTGGGCTACACTGACCTGCCGGCCGGCCGCGCCTACGTGCTGGCGCTGCTGGGCGCCGCCTTCTTCGCGCCCTTCGCCGTGATGCTCGGCTCCTACCTGGGCATCCTGCACACGGTACGCAAGAACGCCGTGCGCGTGCACAACCGGTCGGACAGCCTGGACCTGCGGCGGCTGCCCCGCGCCGGCCTGCGGCGGCTCCAGCGGCAGCAGCAGGTCAGCCTGGACCTGAGCTTCAAGACCAAGGCCTTCACCACCATCCTGATACTCTTCGTGGGCTTCTCGCTGTGCTGGCTGCCGCACTCCGTCTACAGCCTGCTGTCCGTGTTCAGCCGGAGGTTCTACTGCGGCCCCTCATTCTACGCCACCAGCTCTTGCATCCTCGGGCTCAGCTACCTCAAGTCCGTCTTCAACCCCATCGTCTACTGCTGGCGAATCAAGAAGTTCCGCGAGGCCTGCCTGGAGCTGCTGCCCCAGACCTTCCAGACCCTCCCCAAAGTGCCTGAGCGGATCCGGAGGCGAATCCAGCCGAGCACCGTCTACGCGTGCACCGAGAACCAGTCCGCCGTGTAG